In a single window of the Anas acuta chromosome 24, bAnaAcu1.1, whole genome shotgun sequence genome:
- the GPR37L1 gene encoding G-protein coupled receptor 37-like 1, with protein sequence MPSPPSPVLLLLALLGTTAMRGTAGQPGGRTLPRMAPEVRLRRGTVEDSKSVQQYVPGVRVEFPRPINSASLHPTKALVPSSTDPAEQQRGVPTDGQGVEPRANLTTVSDRRLQIQNPLYPVTESSYSAYAVMFLSLIVFAVGIIGNLSVMCIVWHNYYMKSAWNSILASLAFWDFLILFFCLPVVIFNEITKKRLLGDISCRIVPFMEVSSLGVTTFSLCALGIDRFHAATSPQASARPIERCQSIIAKLAVIWVGSMTLSVPEILLWQLAQDTSPVSGAVSEYCTMRPSATLPESVYSLVLTYQNARMWWYFGCYFCLPVLFTVSCQLVTRRVGGGEKKKAESRGTKHGQCEKHLNCTIIGLAVVYGLCAIPENVCNIVVAYMSPDMSKQTLDLLGLINQFFLFFKCSVTPVLLLCLCRPLGQAFMDCCCCCCEGCGPDAASSEGSADSKLKTEMSSSIFFDKPRESPPPLLALGTPC encoded by the exons ATGCCTTCACCTCCCTCACCcgtcctcctgctgctggcactgctggggacCACGGCGATGCGAGGCACGGCCGGGCAGCCTGGGGGTAGGACGCTGCCCCGCATGGCCCCGGAGGTGCGGCTGCGCCGGGGCACGGTGGAGGACTCGAAATCGGTGCAGCAATACGTGCCGGGGGTGCGCGTGGAGTTCCCCCGGCCCATCAACTCCGCCAGCCTGCACCCCACCAAGGCCTTGGTGCCCTCCAGCACCGACCCCGCGGAGCAGCAGCGAGGGGTCCCCACGGACGGGCAGGGGGTCGAGCCCCGAGCCAACCTCACCACGGTGTCCGACAGGAGGCTGCAAATCCAGAACCCGCTGTACCCGGTGACGGAGAGCTCGTACAGCGCCTACGCCGTCATGTTCCTGTCCCTCATCGTCTTCGCCGTGGGCATCATCGGGAACCTCTCCGTGATGTGCATCGTGTGGCACAACTACTACATGAAGAGCGCCTGGAACTCCatcctggccagcctggccttCTGGGATttcctcatcctcttcttcTGCCTGCCCGTGGTCATCTTCAACGAGATCACCAAGAAGAGGCTGCTGGGGGACATCTCGTGCCGCATCGTGCCCTTCATGGAG GTGTCGTCGCTGGGAGTCACCACCTTCAGCCTCTGCGCCCTGGGCATCGACCGGTTCCACGCGGCCACCAGCCCGCAGGCCAGCGCCCGGCCCATTGAGCGCTGCCAGTCCATCATCGCCAAGCTGGCCGTCATCTGGGTGGGCTCCATGACGCTCTCGGTGCCCGAGATCCTCCTCTGGCAGCTGGCGCAGGACACGTCGCCCGTGTCGGGGGCGGTGTCGGAGTACTGCACCATGAGGCCTTCGGCCACGCTGCCCGAGTCCGTCTACTCCTTGGTGCTCACCTACCAGAACGCGCGGATGTGGTGGTATTTCGGCTGCTATTTCTGCCTGCCCGTCCTCTTCACCGTCAGCTGCCAGCTGGTGACCCGCCGGGTGGGCGGCGGGGAGAAGAAGAAGGCCGAGAGCCGAGGGACGAAGCACGGGCAGTGCGAGAAGCACCTCAACTGCACCATCATCGGGCTGGCCGTGGTCTACGGGCTCTGCGCCATCCCGGAGAACGTCTGCAACATCGTGGTGGCCTACATGTCCCCCGACATGTCCAAGCAGACCTTGGACCTGCTCGGCCTCATCAACcagttcttcctcttcttcaagtgctcggtgacgcccgtcctgctcctctgcctctgCAGGCCCCTGGGCCAGGCCTTCAtggactgctgctgctgctgctgcgaggGCTGCGGCCCCGACGCCGCCTCCAGCGAGGGCAGCGCCGACAGCAAGCTGAAAACGGAGATGTCCTCCTCCATCTTCTTCGACAAGCCCCGGGAGTCCCCTCCGCCCCTGCTGGCCCTGGGCACGCCGTGCTAA